A stretch of DNA from Fibrobacterota bacterium:
TCGATCTTGTACGTGCCATCCGATCCCGATTTCAAGGTATCGGACCGGGGAGTCCCTCCGGCGACCGCGCGGATCGACATGACGATTTCGGCGCCGGAAACCGCGGAACCGTCGGAGGCTTTGGTGATTTTTCCGGAAACGGATCCGGAGGCATTGTTCGGGAGGAGCGCGATATCCGCAACGGCCGAATCCTTCGCGCGCACCGTGGCGGTAACGGTTCCGGCCTGATAGCCGGTATCGGAAGCCCGCACCGAATAGGTGGCGGGAGCCAGGCTGGCGATGACGAAGTGGCCCTGCGCATCGGTCGTCAGGGTATCCCGCACGCCCGCTCCGCCGCCCGTACGCGAAACCACGACGGTCGCGCCGGCCAGCGGGGCGCCCTGCGCGGTACCCGCGCGGACCGTGCCTTGCAGCTTGCCGGGAGTGGTATCAGCCGGGGGACGCAAGGTGATATTGACGGTGTAAGTGCCGGTATCGGCGAGCACGTTGGCGAATCCGGTTCCGGCCTGGTAGCCGGTCTTGGTGGCCGAGAGTAACGTGATCCCGGTATCCGCTTTCGTGAAAGTGAATTCCCCCTGGGCGTTCGTCTCCATCGAATCGACGCGCGTTTGCACGCCTCCCGCCCCGAGCGCGCCCTTGATGAGGACCACTTGGGCGCCCGCGATGGGATCTCCCGTGGCTCCGGCGGTAGCGGCCGTCGCGCGGACGGTGCCGGTTACGGTGGCGGCTTGTATGCCCAAGGCGGCCCATAAAAATGCGGCAGCTGCGAATCTGATCGACCGACTCATGCGTTTCTCCCTGTCTATGTGAAATAAGGGCGGCCGCTCCCCCCGATGCCACCGGCGGCCGCCCAAGATGACGGAAGAAAAATATCCCGTGACGAGATTTACGGGAAGAATCGGTTCCTTCGGAAAGAGGGTGTTATCGGGGGGAAGCTTCCCGCAGGGCGCCGAATCCGTACCGCGCGGTACGAACCGCGGCGCGTCATGTCGTGGATGACCTAATTCCGTCGAAAGTATCCTGCTGGTCCGCAGCGTCGCGATCGATCAATTTCCAGTAATCGATCCGACCTGAACGGCGCGGCAAAAGCACGATTTCCGCGGAGGGGGATTCAACCACGCCAGGTGCGCGCCGACAGATCGCGGACTTTCTCTTCGTCCACTTCGATGCCGAGACCCGGTCCTTTCGGGATCTTGATCTTCCCGTCGCGGACGGCGAAGGGCTGCTTCAACACGCTGGCGCCCAGGAATTGCGGGCCGTTCAGGGCTGCGGGCCGGTTGAGGCCGAATGCGCCGAAAAGGATCAGGCTGGCGGCCAGGGAGATATCCGGATCCGTCAGACCGCTGCCGAGGAAGGACAGGCCTTCCTTTTTCAGGAGCTCGATCTGCGCCTTGGCGGATATCAAGCCGCCGCAACGGGATGGCTTCATGGCGATCCCGTCCAGCATCTTCAGCTTGATGAATTCGGAGACTTCGATGGGCGAAATGCATCCTTCGTCCATGATGATAGGCAGCGCTCCTTGCTTGCGCAGATCCTGGAAGCCGGAAAGGCAGTGGGGATGGATCGGTCCCTCGAAGACGGCGACGCCCGCGTCGGCGAGCTTCGGGGCCATCTCCAAAGCGGTGGCGGGATCGTATCCGCAATTCGCGTCCGCCCAAAGGAAACCGTCCGGGGCCGCCCGCTTCACCCGCCGGCATAACTCGAGATCGAATCGCTTATCCGGCGCGATCTTGACGTTGAAGTTGCGATACCCGCGGTCCTTGCCTTTTTGGATCAGCCCATCGATCTCGTCGAGGCCCACGGGATTCAAGGTCCAACTCAGGACCATTTCCTCGGGCGCCTTGAGCCCCCATAGTTCGGCTAGGTTCTTCCCCTGGGCCTTCCCCGCCAAGTCATGCAAGGCGATGTCGAGTCCCGCCTTGGTGATGGGATAACTGGTGGTGAAACCGTTCGCGATCTCCTTGCCCATCAGGGCGTGGAGATGCTCCAGGTCCGAAGCGTCCTGGCCCTTCAGCACGGGAAGGAGGTAATTCTTAAGGCAGGCCAGCGCGCCTTCGGCGGTCTCCCCGCCCCAACGAGGGATGGGAACGCTCTCGCCCCAACCCACCGTCCCGTCCGAAGCCGTGATCTTGATGATGATGGCGGGACGGCCCCCGCTGCTCACCGGCCCTTCGAAGAACTTGAAGCGCATGGTCATCGGATAACGGACCGGGAACAAATCGATCTTCTCGATGATCAATTTCCCGGGGGTGCGCGCCGGGAGGCCTGCCTCGGGAAGAGCCGCCTTCGGTAGGCCCTCGGGCGCCGTCGTCACGGGCGCATCGGGACCGGCCGCCAGCATCCGGTTGCCTTCGAACAAGCCCATCGCCGCCGCGGCCGCTATGGTCTTGGAAAATTCCCTGCGATCCATGCTCAGATCCCGAAATTCAAGGTGACGACGTAGTACCAGTCCGAAGGCGTGCGCATCAGGGATTGTCCCGTGAACAGGATCTGGCGATTGACCGTGCGGAAATGATCGTTGGCGACCTGGCCCACCAGGGACAGGCCGGTGGCGATCCGTTTATCCGCGTACAAGGTCCATTTCCAATCGTCCCGCCGGTTCTTGGAGGACGAGTGGAAGAGCAGGCTGTAATCGGGGTAGGCTACGTAGTTGTAATCGAACATGCGATCGAAATTGTCCGGCAGCGAGGAGGGGAAGTACTCCATCTCCCACGATAGCACGTCGAGCCAGCGAAAGGTGGGAAGGTCGATGCCGAACATCACCGGCATGCGTTCCCAGCGTTTCTCGAAGAATCCGGTTTGGTTCTGGACTCCCAGCAGCGCCGCCTCGGCGTAGACCTTGAAGGCGTTTTCGCCCAGGAAGGGCATGGGCGCTATCTTCTGGATGTCGAACGATCCCCTCGCCATCAACTTGACGCCTTGCACGGTCAAGGTCACGGTGTCGGCATGGAGGCTCTTCTCCACGCTATCCGCGATGGCGAGGTTCCTCAGGGAATCCTGGGAGAATACCGGCCCTTTCCGGGCTTCGAATACCAGGTTTTGCAGATCGTTGGCCGTCATGGAAACCGGGCCGCGGGCATGCGTCACCGGAGCGCCGGGATAGGCCCACTTGGCTTCCGAATCGGGGGTGGCGGTGAATTGCGGGAAGTCGGGGAAGCGGAGGATCGTTTCCAGGCCCATCTCCCGCGACTCCGTGCGCTTCTTTTCGATGGGAAGAAAATGGTACAAGGAAACGCCGGCCCCGAACTGGAAGGCTCCGGCGCTCAAGGTGCCGACGTAGGCGGGCGTGAAGTCGCCCTGGGGCCGGAAATCCCGCTCGCTCGAGAGCAGGAAATCATGCTTCAGCATTCCGCCGAATTGCGAAACCGTGAATTGCGCGCCTTGGATCTTGGCCAAGGCGTTATCCGTGATGGACCAGCCGCCCGTGAAGACGAAGGTGGGATAAGCCATGCTGCGGAACAGGTATTCGCCCAGGTTCTTCGCGTCCGGATCGTACTTGTAGGGGAAATAACCTACCCGGAGATTCGCGTAGGGCGCATCGGGATCGCCGAACTTGTAATTGACCTGGGCCTGCGAAACGCCCGGGCCGAACTTGGTCCCCTGCGATCCGGCATCCCCCCGGATGTTCGGGAAGGAATAGAAGAACACTCCGCCCACCCCCACCTTCATCTCGAGGCGGTGGTTCACGGTGACTTCTTGGGTCAGGTTCACGCCGATTTGCGACAGATAGAACTTGGAGGGGTCGACCGCATTGATGTCCGGCTCGCCTTGCACGATCTGGCCGGTCTCCATCTTGGTGCCGATGGCCAGCGGTTTCCTTTCGATGAGATCGGGCTCGGCGGCGGCGGCGGCCAGGCAAACCGCCCCCGTCAGTAGCGCCAGGGCCGGGCGGATATCGATAAACATTATTATGGGTGATTCTTAGAGGATCAAAAAGCTGCGGTTGAAGGATTCCATTCCCGCGCGGGCGCGCAGGTGGTACATGCCAGGAGCGAGCGCATCGAGACCGTACTCCCGAGGCCCCCTACCCCTCACGAAGAAGACCTTGCGCCCGCGGGAGTCGTATACGTCGAGGACATGTTCCCCCTGCCCCGCGAAGGAAACGCGCACGCGCCCGGCCTCTCCGGGGACATCGCGAGAAGGCATTCGGACATCGATAACGCTAGTGGTCGCGCAGACGTTCGGATCGTTATGCGTAGCCTGGGGATTATAGCCCGGCTTGGAAGGATCGGTGCATCCCGTATATCCCGCCACCCATCGCATCGCGCCCAGGAAGGCCCCGTCGTGGAACTTTTTCAAGGCCGCGTCGGTGGTCTGCATCAGATCGCTGGTATGGTACATGGAGTTGAGGACGAAGCGGCCCCCGTTGGTCGTGCGCGCCCAGGCCATGGGCTGGACGGTTCCCGGCAGGACGAAAGTGAAGCTATGGTCCCCGGTCTTGGTGGTCCACATCAACTTGGTATCGGGCAACACGGGGGTCCCGTCGTAGGTATACCATTCATCGTTCCATTTCATGCTGGTGCCCGCCGCCACCGGCGTGGAATCGCTGTTCATGGCCAGATCGCTCCCGGCCACCGCCGGTTCCACGTATACCGGGCCGGTGCCGAAACCGGCGGCCTTGATGTAATGCCCTCCCATGAGGCTATCGTACCAATTAGGCGAAGCGCCGCCCCAACTATTCTTCACGCATTGATGGAAGCATGCGATTCCGCGGTTCTGCTTATACCAATCGTGGAGCGCATCCTTCTGGGTCTGGGACATGCTCTGGCCGATGAGATAGGCATTGAAGAGGACGACCGCCTGGTAGTTGGATAGGTTCGCGGTGGTGAAGTTCGAAGGATTGCGCGTGGTGTCGATGGTGATGCCATGGGCCGCCCCCAGCTTCATCAGGTAACCGCACCAGTCCGGGGTATTGGTATGATCGCCCGCGTAATTATAGAAGTAGATCAGCGCCCGCTTGAGGTTGGATCGGACAGGACCGTACGCCGCCGATGAAGGAGCCCAGAGGCAGGCGGCCAAGCCCAGCGCCGCGAGATATTTGCTCATGGAAAATTCTCCGGCGCGGGCCGGATAATCCGGTCCCGCCCGATCATGTTACTTCGATGGCCGGCATGCGGTCGGCCCGAAGTTAACCTAGCGACTATGCTTTCTTAACATAAGGCCCCGGAAACGGGCCCGCCCGATGGGAATCCTCGACGCGGACGCGCGTTTGCGGATATATTGGCCCCATGGCCAACCCCGTTCTCCTGCCCTTCCCGAAACCGCCCGCGGCCCGTCCCCAGGATGCGCAGCCCAACGAGCCTACCTTCAAATACGTCGAGGTCCTCAAGACCCGGAGGAAGCGCGATCACCGCCATCCGCAGGTGGAGATCCTTTTGGTCAAATCGGGAAGCGGCACTTGGATCATCGGCGAGTCCCTGGGCGAATTCCGCCAAGGCGATCTCTTCATCCTGGGTTCGGGCGTAGCCCATTCGTTTTTCCCTTCGCCGGGCGCGAAGGAGGAGATCCGGGCCTTGGTCCTGCATTTCCAACCGGAAGCGATGCGGAAAACGTTATCCGGCTTCCCGGAATTCCATGGCTTCGAGGCTTTCCTATCGGCCGCGCGCAGGGGCTTGCGCGCGGGAAGCGCGACCCGCGCCGCCGTCCTCCCCTTGATCCGCCGCATGGGGGAGCTGCCGCCCGCATCGCCGCGCCGACTGGGTGTATTCCTCTCGGCCATGGCGGAACTGGCATCCGCCGATGACCTGGTCTCGGTGGGCGGACCGCTGGTTTCCGCCGGTCCGGGAGGCGGCCTGGACGAAAAGCTGGATCGGGTATGCAAACTGATCCAAGCCAGCCTGGTGAACCCCCTTTCGCAAGCCGCCGTGGCGGGCCGGATCGGCATGTCGCCAGCGGGCTTCAGCCGGTGGTTCAAGCTGCGCATCGGGAAGCCTTATACGGAATACATCAACGAGGCGCGCATCGATCTGGTCTGCCGCGCCCTCATCGAATCCGACCGGGACATCTCCCATGTCGCAGGCGAATGCGGCTTCACGGCGGGCAGCCACTTCCACAAGCTATTCAAGGCCTGCAAGGGCGTTTCGCCCTCGGAATACCGCCGCCTCGCGCGCGCGGAGTAGCTACTTCTTCCTGAGCAGTCCCCAGATCTGCTTCACGCTGCCGGCGACTTGGCTCTTGCCTTGCACCTTGATCTGGTAATCGAACATGGCCACGTAGGCTCCGGTCGCCACCTTGGCGCGGGCGTCCGAGGCGTAATTCCAGCCAATGAATACGCGGCCGCGGTGCGCCCTGCAATCGCCCTGGAAGATAGCGTCGGTGCAAAGCAAGGACCGCTTGCCGGAGGAAACCACCGGGACGCCCAGGTTGGTGAAGAGGACCGCCTGGTATTCCAAGGCCACCTGGGAGGGCTCGGGAACGGTGACGCCATCGCCGGCCGCGTAGTCGGCGGGATCCGCTTCCAGCAAAAAGCCCATGCGACCGGTGCGATTCACCACGTCCTTCACGTCCGCGCCGGAAGCTTCCAGGGTCGCCTGGAAGA
This window harbors:
- a CDS encoding carboxypeptidase regulatory-like domain-containing protein — protein: MSRSIRFAAAAFLWAALGIQAATVTGTVRATAATAGATGDPIAGAQVVLIKGALGAGGVQTRVDSMETNAQGEFTFTKADTGITLLSATKTGYQAGTGFANVLADTGTYTVNITLRPPADTTPGKLQGTVRAGTAQGAPLAGATVVVSRTGGGAGVRDTLTTDAQGHFVIASLAPATYSVRASDTGYQAGTVTATVRAKDSAVADIALLPNNASGSVSGKITKASDGSAVSGAEIVMSIRAVAGGTPRSDTLKSGSDGTYKIDSVPAGQSFTLTVKADGFQSIASAGLTVAYQASRVVDFALLPEVAGDTTHGSVAGIVSDTAHKAVAGAQVILARTGAAAGDSLPPDTVKTDANGRFEFPSVTAKISYRVTVSMTGFRNGTANVTVTVGQTSMANITLLPPVAIRAVSSRSAGMRLYAGSAGRLILEMPASPFPAKVRAYDVRGAALFAGSLSAGETRMDIRWGNGSLGYVVVERGGEFHRLAISPAR
- a CDS encoding ThuA domain-containing protein; translated protein: MSKYLAALGLAACLWAPSSAAYGPVRSNLKRALIYFYNYAGDHTNTPDWCGYLMKLGAAHGITIDTTRNPSNFTTANLSNYQAVVLFNAYLIGQSMSQTQKDALHDWYKQNRGIACFHQCVKNSWGGASPNWYDSLMGGHYIKAAGFGTGPVYVEPAVAGSDLAMNSDSTPVAAGTSMKWNDEWYTYDGTPVLPDTKLMWTTKTGDHSFTFVLPGTVQPMAWARTTNGGRFVLNSMYHTSDLMQTTDAALKKFHDGAFLGAMRWVAGYTGCTDPSKPGYNPQATHNDPNVCATTSVIDVRMPSRDVPGEAGRVRVSFAGQGEHVLDVYDSRGRKVFFVRGRGPREYGLDALAPGMYHLRARAGMESFNRSFLIL
- a CDS encoding helix-turn-helix domain-containing protein, encoding MANPVLLPFPKPPAARPQDAQPNEPTFKYVEVLKTRRKRDHRHPQVEILLVKSGSGTWIIGESLGEFRQGDLFILGSGVAHSFFPSPGAKEEIRALVLHFQPEAMRKTLSGFPEFHGFEAFLSAARRGLRAGSATRAAVLPLIRRMGELPPASPRRLGVFLSAMAELASADDLVSVGGPLVSAGPGGGLDEKLDRVCKLIQASLVNPLSQAAVAGRIGMSPAGFSRWFKLRIGKPYTEYINEARIDLVCRALIESDRDISHVAGECGFTAGSHFHKLFKACKGVSPSEYRRLARAE